From Permianibacter aggregans, a single genomic window includes:
- the era gene encoding GTPase Era, with protein MTQRCGYVSIIGRPNVGKSTLLNRIVGQKISITSRRPQTTRHRIMGIFTEGDDQILFVDTPGLHRQEARAINRYMNRAAASSVVDVDAIVWVVEGLQWTTDDELVLERLKDVEAPVLLFINKADKIHPKEKLLPHLQNLATKYSFAELIPGSAQLGRNVDTLLNALRKRLPENTHLYGEDEVTDRSQRFMAAELVREKLMRSLGAELPYASTVEIEAFEMDEQGKANIAAVIYVERAGQKAIVIGEKGERLKQIGTEARLEMQTTFDCPVHLQLWVKVKGGWADDERALRSLGYFED; from the coding sequence ATGACTCAGCGTTGCGGCTATGTATCCATTATCGGCCGGCCGAACGTTGGCAAATCGACGCTGCTCAATCGAATTGTCGGCCAGAAAATCAGCATCACTTCACGTCGGCCACAAACCACCCGGCACCGGATCATGGGCATTTTCACCGAAGGCGATGACCAGATCCTGTTTGTCGATACTCCAGGCTTGCATCGACAGGAAGCGCGCGCGATCAATCGCTACATGAATCGCGCAGCGGCGTCCTCTGTCGTCGATGTTGATGCGATTGTCTGGGTCGTCGAAGGATTACAGTGGACAACCGATGATGAGCTGGTGCTCGAGCGCTTGAAAGATGTCGAAGCACCGGTTCTGCTGTTCATCAACAAAGCCGATAAAATTCATCCGAAAGAAAAATTGCTGCCCCATCTGCAAAACTTGGCCACGAAATACTCGTTCGCCGAGTTGATTCCTGGTTCTGCTCAGCTTGGTCGCAACGTCGATACCTTGTTGAATGCGCTGCGTAAGCGCTTGCCGGAAAATACCCACCTTTATGGCGAAGATGAGGTCACCGATCGTAGTCAGCGTTTCATGGCGGCTGAGTTGGTGCGTGAAAAGCTGATGCGCAGTCTCGGCGCTGAATTGCCCTATGCCAGCACTGTTGAAATCGAAGCATTCGAGATGGATGAGCAGGGCAAAGCCAATATTGCCGCTGTCATTTACGTTGAGAGGGCTGGTCAGAAAGCAATTGTGATCGGTGAAAAAGGTGAGCGGTTGAAACAGATTGGCACTGAAGCTCGATTGGAAATGCAAACCACGTTTGATTGTCCGGTTCACTTGCAGCTTTGGGTCAAGGTCAAAGGCGGTTGGGCCGATGATGAGCGCGCCTTACGTAGCCTCGGGTATTTCGAAGACTGA
- the rnc gene encoding ribonuclease III has translation MTPTFQAFCRQLPYQFQDKGLLDQALTHRSASSKHNERLEFLGDSLLGQVIAAQLYHRFPDASEGELSRMRSSLVRERTLAEIATELNLGDVLNLGSGELKSGGFRRASILADALEAIFGAVYLDGGFDCCEQLILSLYRERLEALPEGGTDKDPKTTLQEWLQGKRLPLPVYDLLATFGEAHAQTFHVRCTLESGETAEGRGSSRRKAEQQAARKILDILKVEP, from the coding sequence ATGACGCCCACTTTTCAGGCGTTTTGCCGGCAATTGCCGTATCAGTTTCAAGACAAGGGCCTGCTGGATCAGGCCCTTACTCATCGTAGTGCCTCCTCAAAACACAACGAGCGTCTGGAGTTTCTTGGTGACTCCTTGCTCGGCCAGGTCATTGCTGCGCAGCTCTATCATCGCTTTCCCGACGCTTCTGAAGGAGAGCTGAGCCGGATGCGCTCATCGCTGGTTCGGGAGAGAACGCTGGCAGAGATTGCTACCGAGCTGAATCTTGGTGATGTCCTGAACCTGGGTTCCGGTGAATTGAAAAGCGGTGGTTTCCGCCGGGCTTCGATTTTGGCCGATGCGCTCGAAGCCATTTTCGGCGCGGTTTACCTTGATGGCGGTTTTGACTGCTGTGAGCAGCTCATTCTGAGTCTTTATCGTGAGCGACTTGAAGCGCTGCCTGAAGGTGGCACCGACAAAGATCCGAAAACTACTCTGCAGGAGTGGTTGCAAGGCAAACGCCTGCCACTGCCGGTTTATGATTTGCTGGCGACGTTTGGTGAAGCGCATGCCCAGACGTTTCATGTTCGCTGCACTCTGGAGTCCGGTGAAACGGCGGAAGGCCGAGGCAGCAGTCGGCGCAAAGCCGAACAGCAAGCGGCGCGCAAAATTCTCGATATATTGAAGGTGGAACCATGA
- the lepB gene encoding signal peptidase I: MTKKLPEWSCYAMAGLLVVLAFLLLADKSLLIFLGAVAAMFFVAGEMRQAMLLLFGLPFLLLLAGQDFSAVLFAATGLCGLAWWAGALQKVRLPVEMSEEEKAAEPPSEWAVTVEQAKSFFPILLFIFLFRSFLIEPFRIPSGSMKPTLIEGDFIAVNKFAYGIRLPVVNKKILDLGGPERGDVAVFRYPHNPSIDYIKRVIGLPGDRIVYSDKEIRIQPSCKGLAPDNCPKMFTVERQLLQAQGFDDNGVVADIYQETLGEQQHQLLIRPNQPDMTRQLPGNRLDFIVPEGHYFMMGDNRDGSNDSRFWGFVPDENLKGEAVAVWMHLDFGFDHPLIGWVPTGVSFSRIGGID, translated from the coding sequence ATGACAAAGAAGTTACCGGAATGGTCATGCTATGCCATGGCCGGTTTATTGGTGGTGTTGGCGTTTCTGCTGCTGGCCGATAAATCGCTGTTGATTTTCCTTGGTGCGGTCGCGGCGATGTTTTTTGTTGCCGGCGAAATGCGCCAGGCGATGCTGCTGCTGTTCGGTTTGCCGTTTCTGCTTTTATTGGCCGGTCAGGATTTCTCAGCCGTATTGTTTGCCGCAACCGGTCTGTGCGGCCTGGCCTGGTGGGCCGGCGCCTTACAAAAAGTGCGTTTGCCGGTGGAGATGAGCGAAGAGGAAAAAGCTGCTGAGCCACCGTCAGAATGGGCGGTGACAGTCGAACAGGCGAAATCCTTCTTTCCGATTTTACTGTTTATTTTCCTGTTCCGTTCGTTCCTGATTGAACCGTTCCGGATTCCTTCCGGCTCGATGAAACCGACACTGATCGAAGGCGACTTTATCGCCGTCAACAAGTTTGCGTACGGTATTCGGCTGCCGGTCGTGAACAAGAAGATTCTCGATTTGGGTGGGCCGGAGCGCGGGGATGTTGCGGTGTTTCGCTACCCACATAATCCATCAATTGACTACATCAAGCGGGTCATAGGATTGCCTGGCGACCGGATTGTTTACTCCGATAAGGAAATCCGTATCCAACCAAGTTGTAAAGGCCTTGCCCCGGATAACTGCCCGAAAATGTTCACGGTAGAACGGCAATTGCTGCAGGCGCAAGGATTTGACGACAATGGTGTCGTTGCCGATATTTATCAGGAGACACTCGGAGAACAGCAACACCAACTGCTGATTCGACCGAACCAGCCTGATATGACTCGTCAGTTGCCGGGCAACCGTCTGGATTTTATCGTGCCAGAGGGCCATTATTTCATGATGGGTGATAATCGCGATGGTTCGAATGACAGCAGGTTCTGGGGCTTTGTCCCGGACGAAAACCTGAAAGGTGAGGCGGTCGCGGTGTGGATGCACCTGGATTTTGGTTTTGATCATCCGTTGATTGGCTGGGTGCCAACCGGGGTCAGTTTCAGCCGCATCGGCGGTATCGACTAA
- a CDS encoding DUF4845 domain-containing protein encodes MKRYQQGMTIWGWLMVLGLIGFFTMLVITLLPVYMENMSVKKAVTQVASQPDADTLREKDLFIRMNKQFYIDEVHSVKEDNIVIEVDDDGVKSVVIYYEVRKPIMFNVDAVVWFEERHVLGGEG; translated from the coding sequence ATGAAACGATATCAACAAGGCATGACCATTTGGGGTTGGCTAATGGTGCTGGGCTTGATCGGCTTTTTTACGATGCTGGTCATCACACTTTTGCCGGTTTACATGGAAAACATGTCGGTGAAGAAGGCGGTTACACAAGTCGCATCACAACCTGATGCTGATACGCTTCGTGAGAAAGACTTGTTTATACGAATGAACAAGCAGTTCTATATCGATGAAGTGCATTCAGTAAAAGAAGATAACATTGTTATTGAGGTCGATGATGATGGCGTCAAATCAGTTGTCATTTATTATGAAGTGCGCAAGCCAATCATGTTCAATGTTGATGCTGTTGTATGGTTTGAAGAACGGCATGTATTAGGCGGCGAGGGATGA
- the lepA gene encoding translation elongation factor 4, whose amino-acid sequence MSYIEHIRNFSIIAHIDHGKSTLSDRLIQTCGGLEQREMQEQVLDNNPIERERGITIKAQSVTLHYTAQNGKTYQLNFIDTPGHVDFSYEVSRSLAACEGALLVVDAAQGVEAQTLANCYTAIEQNLEVLPVLNKIDLPTADPERVIQEVEDMIGLEAKTAVRCSAKEGIGIMDLLERIVEGVPAPKGDDAAPLQALIIDSWFDNYCGVVSLVRVVNGCIRKGEKVQVMSTGRAYEVTDLGIFTPKRKPLDHLKAGEVGYIIAGIKEIKGAPVGDTLTTPKNGAEKPLPGFKKIKPQVYAGLFPISSDDYEAFREALDKLSINDSSLFYEPESSTALGFGFRCGFLGMLHMEIIQERLEREYDLNLITTAPTVIYEVLKTNGDVVYCENPSKLPDPGAIAETREPICEAHILVPPEHLGAVITLCQEKRGVQTKLLYVGRQVSLTYELPIAEVVLDFFDRLKSCSRGYASLDYNFVRFQQANLVRLDIMINGEKVDALASIVHRDHAYSRGREMVEKMRELIPRQMFEVAVQAAIGNQIIARSSVKAMRKDVLAKCYGGDVSRKKKLLEKQKEGKRRMKQVGRVEIPQEAFLAVLQVGKDK is encoded by the coding sequence ATGTCGTACATAGAGCACATCCGAAATTTCTCCATCATTGCCCATATCGATCACGGCAAATCAACGCTGTCGGATCGACTGATTCAGACCTGTGGCGGCCTCGAACAGCGGGAAATGCAGGAGCAGGTGCTCGACAACAATCCGATTGAGCGCGAGCGCGGCATTACCATCAAGGCGCAGAGCGTTACGCTGCATTACACTGCGCAAAACGGCAAAACCTACCAACTGAACTTCATTGACACCCCCGGTCACGTCGACTTTTCCTACGAGGTCAGCCGCTCGCTGGCTGCCTGTGAAGGCGCGCTGCTGGTTGTCGACGCCGCCCAGGGCGTCGAGGCACAAACGCTGGCCAACTGCTACACCGCGATTGAGCAAAACCTCGAAGTGCTGCCGGTACTGAACAAAATTGATTTGCCGACCGCCGATCCGGAGCGTGTGATCCAGGAAGTCGAAGACATGATCGGCCTGGAAGCGAAAACCGCTGTCCGCTGCTCAGCGAAAGAAGGCATCGGCATCATGGATTTGCTGGAGCGCATCGTTGAAGGCGTGCCAGCACCGAAAGGCGATGACGCGGCACCATTGCAAGCGCTGATTATCGATTCGTGGTTCGACAATTACTGCGGCGTCGTGTCGCTGGTGCGGGTCGTCAATGGCTGCATTCGCAAAGGCGAAAAAGTGCAGGTGATGTCGACTGGCCGCGCCTATGAAGTGACCGATCTCGGTATTTTCACGCCGAAGCGCAAACCATTGGATCATCTGAAAGCCGGCGAAGTCGGTTACATCATCGCCGGTATCAAAGAAATCAAAGGCGCCCCGGTTGGCGATACGCTGACGACGCCGAAAAATGGTGCGGAAAAGCCACTGCCAGGTTTCAAGAAAATCAAGCCGCAGGTCTATGCTGGTTTGTTCCCTATCAGCTCCGATGATTATGAAGCCTTCCGCGAAGCGCTCGATAAATTATCGATCAACGATTCGTCATTGTTCTACGAGCCGGAAAGCTCGACGGCGCTGGGTTTTGGTTTCCGTTGCGGCTTCCTCGGCATGCTGCATATGGAAATCATCCAGGAGCGTTTGGAGCGCGAATACGACCTGAATCTGATCACGACGGCGCCTACGGTAATTTACGAAGTATTGAAAACCAACGGCGATGTCGTTTATTGCGAAAACCCTTCGAAATTACCGGATCCGGGTGCCATTGCCGAAACCCGCGAACCGATTTGCGAAGCGCACATCCTGGTGCCGCCAGAGCATCTTGGTGCGGTGATCACCTTGTGTCAGGAAAAGCGCGGTGTGCAAACGAAGTTGCTTTACGTCGGCCGTCAGGTGTCGCTCACGTATGAGTTGCCGATTGCCGAAGTCGTGCTGGATTTCTTCGATCGCTTGAAATCGTGTTCCCGCGGTTATGCTTCGCTCGACTACAACTTTGTCCGTTTCCAGCAAGCCAATCTGGTGCGTCTGGATATCATGATCAACGGCGAAAAAGTCGATGCGCTGGCCAGCATTGTCCATCGCGATCATGCCTATTCTCGTGGCCGTGAAATGGTAGAGAAGATGCGCGAACTGATTCCGCGCCAGATGTTTGAAGTTGCGGTGCAAGCCGCGATTGGTAACCAGATTATTGCCCGCTCATCGGTCAAGGCGATGCGCAAAGACGTATTGGCCAAGTGCTATGGCGGTGACGTGTCCCGTAAGAAAAAATTGTTGGAAAAGCAGAAAGAAGGCAAACGCCGGATGAAACAAGTTGGCCGGGTGGAGATCCCGCAGGAGGCATTCCTGGCCGTGTTGCAGGTGGGTAAGGACAAATAA